GAAATCTGGGACTTGTTGAGCATCAACTATGAAGGAACAAAATATGATCAACTGAGAAAAGTTGTCACTTTGACAAGGCACTATGAGAGATTCTccatgaaagaagaagaaactatGGACGACATGTTTGAAAGACTCtaaatgcttttgaaaagactGAAGCTCTATGACATATGTTCACCAAagctcaaataaatttaaagattcTTGACAACTTTCCCAAGGTGTGGGAACTAAAAACAACCACCATCCAAGAAGCTAGAATTTGAAAACACTAGCATGGGATGAACTATTAAGTATCCTTAGAGTTCATGAAGTTCACCTTCAGAACCGAGATCATTTACCAAAGAGAGATTTCATTGCCCTCAAGGCTGGAGAAACTAGCTCTAAAAGAGAAGAGCTCATCTAAAGCTCTAAAAGTGCATATGGCTTAGTCTTATGGCTCATATAACAGTTCTGGAGGATCCACAAATGATGAAATGGCCCTCATGTCCAAAtagattttgaaaaagaaaggaaagttcCAGCATTCCTTCAGACGAAAAAGATACTAGATTCAAAAAGAAATACAAGGAGGAAAGCAACGAGATAATCTATTTTGAATGCACAAAGCTTGGACACATGAAGGCTGAGTGCCCTCAACTAAAGAAGATGAGATACTTCGgtgacaagaaaagaaaagtttgaTGGTCACATGGATGACTCAAACAGTGAGAAGAGTAGCAATTTAGACAATGAGCAAGCAAACATCTGTCTGATGGTAAATAGAGACAAAAAAGTTGAGATGAAAACTTGCTATGAATATGTTACTTCGGTTCTTCATCAGATGATGAAGATATGCTTTATAATGTTCTCCTTCAAAACAATCATATGATttctttttagtgaaaaaagtatgaagaaaaatataaatcatttgtttttgaaaacacTGAACTAAGGAACCAAATGAAGGTCTGAAAAAGAAAATCCATACTCTAGAAGAAAGTCTAAGTTAGGCTAGTAAGGTTGACGAATCCTCCATAGTTGAAAAGCTAAGAGAGGAAGTTGCATGTCTTACAAAAGACTTTGGGAAGTTTTTGGAAATTTCAGAGACTTTAATCATGCTTTTAAAATTCCATCAACATCCCCATGACAAGTTTGGCCTAGGTCTAGAAAAAGAGGCATCATCTTCCAAGTCATaattagattcaaaaaaatgttacttttgTGGTAAGTCTGGACATTCCAAGTTTAGATGCATTTATAAGAAGAAGCAGATGTCTAAGGGTACTAATGCCAATGAACCTAAGAAGACTTGGGTACCAAAAtctcatatttttcttattgcaAATATCCTTGGTAGGAAAAGGCTAGGGTTTAAGTTGGTACCTAGATAATGGTTGCTCATGACACATGATGAGGTAAAGGTCTATGTTCCTCGACCTAAAGCCAGTTGAAGAAAGAGCATTTGCCTTTGGAGACATGGGTAAGGGGAAGATCACTGATGTAAGTAAAATCGGTATTACCTTTCTAGCATCcataaaaaatgtcttatatGTTGAAGGTCTAAAGTATAACTTTTTTATCACAAGTCAATTTTGTGATGGTGGTTAGTTATATTGTGTCCTTCAACAAAGAGCAATGTATAGTCAAGACAGAAGATGTCAAGTCCTTTTTTTTCTACCAGATGAGACAACAATTTTTATGAGATTGATATGATAGATCTAAGTAAATAGAATGTAACGTATGCTTTCAAGATAAGATGAAAGATGGATTTGACACAAAAAACTTGGGCATGTCAATTTGAAACACACttcaaaactatataaaaattatttagtcaAAAGACTACCTAAGATTTATTGGAAAACCTATCTTCTCTATGAAGCATGCCAACAAgggaaacaaataaaaacttttaaatcTGAAGATGATGTTTGCACCACCAGATCATTACAACCATTGCACATGGATCTGTTTGGACCAACTTGAATGTTGAGTTTGGGAGGAAAGAAATATGGCTTTGTCATAGTCGATGATTATTCAAGATATACATGGGTATACTTCCTTGAAAATAAACACGAATCTTTCAaggtctttgaaatattttgtagaaaggttcaaaatgaaaaaaggttTTTGAATTTCTTCTATCAGGAGTGATCATGAAACTAAGTTTAAATCATTTTGTGGAAGGAATGGTATTTTCCACAACGTCTCTTCATCAAGAACACCTCTACAAAATGGTAGCTCAAGGCTATAGCCAACAAGAAGGTATAGATTTCCCAGAAACCTTTGCTTTTATTGCTAGAGTTGAAGCTATAAGAATCATGCTTGCCTTTGATGCTCATAAAAACATAAAGCTTTTTCAAATGGATGCTAAAAGTGCTTTTTAAAATGGCTTTATTGAAGAGGAAGTGTATGTCAAACAACCTTCTGGTTTTGAAGACATACCCTTCTAGACCATGTTTTTAAACTGAAAAAGGCTATGTATGGTCTGAATAGGCACCTCATGGATATAACTCTTTTTAAGAGAGAAGTTGGAAAGGATTTCATCATAGTTCAAATTTGTGTAGATGATATTATCTTTGGAGCTACTAATGAATCTATGAGCAAGGATTTCTCTTAACTAATgaaaagtgagtttgaaatgagcATGATAGGAGAACTTAAGTTCTTTATGGGGTTTTAGATCAAGTAAGACAACATAGGTGTATATAATCAACAACCAAAATATACTAAAGAACTTCTAAAGAAGTTCAAGATGGAAGGTGCCAAACCAATGAAAACATCTATGCAAGCTTCTAATCCTCTGAGCAAAGATGAATCAGGTAAACCAGTTGATCAAATGATCTACAGAGGTATGATTGACTCACTTCTATATATGACTGCTAGTAGACTTGATATTATGTATAGTGTAAGCACGAGAAATGTTTGCCCTATACTCCCTCTCATGGCAATCTTGTACTGAATACAAATTTCTTTATGCCCCTATTGGTGCATTGTTCCATTCTTTGATTTTCCTCCCaacattttttatcaataattgcATCAGGCCTTGTCTTGTTCATTAACTTTGACCTTTTTAAAATGCTGCCAAATCTCACTTTGAAGCCTTCTTGTTCCTATTTGTGTTGTCCCCTCCAAATTATCAGTTGTTTCTTTTGCTTCATGTGGTGGAATGGATTCATTTGGTGTTGTTGAAGGGGCATGACCAGCAAAAGGTGAAGGAGTATAGCCAGGACCATGAGTTGTATCTTGATGTCCACTTTCTTGATTTTCCATTTCTTTAGAAGCACTCAAATAAGAAACAGAGTTAGAAACTATTAAAAGAATAAGATAGATTTAACACAACTTCAACAAACAAGTGTATCGTAAAAATAATCCAATCATGAATTTCTTGTCCATGCATTAATTCTATTATAATCTTCCTTAATTTCTACATGTTTCTTTATTTCAAGCTACAATACAAAGAACTTATATTCATATCCTTTCTTATTGACACTACCATGCTAGGAAAATTCTTATTACTGAACTCTTCCAATAGGTGACATTATTAGCTTTCAATTCTTTAATTCAAATGGAGTGTGTGTGAACACCCAAGTAGTTCCATAAAGGTAATTTATGGAATTATTATTGATAATGTTCTCAAATACGTTATGCTTCCTTATGTTGTGTACAATACAAGTGATCTATTTTGATATAGATTGTTTTCTCTCTGATTGTTAAGTTAATACTAATTTaaggaattgaattttttttgtgagaaCAACTCAAAATTCCAATAAAACCAGCTGACTTAAAGAAAAGGATCGAAAACCTGATTGAAAGGGAGTATCTGGAGAGAGACAAGAACAACCCTCAAATATACAATTACCTAGcatagtttattttcttaattgatgTGGGTAAAGCTCGATGTTTACTCATTTGTCATATATGTATAGTACCAATGGATTCTCCCCATTcccctctatttttcttttcctttcatttaTGGACCTCTGTACTGTAATCGCAAAGCATATTCTCCCCCTTGAAATTCTTTTCATTTAGTTGAGAATTCAAAATTGTTCCAAAAAAtgattgagaaattaaaaaggaattGGTGATTAACAGGGTAGGTTTCTTCTCAAGGATCGAGGTGATAGTTTTTCCCCCTTTGCCTAACTTTTAATGTTCCTCTACACATAAAATACTTAGAGAACACCgatattgatgcaatcctaccccgcaagggcattggctagaagactccaagtagattgggctagagatccaaggaaaggccctagggttctcatgagccttagggtagatttcgagcccatgggctaagtatgagcccgcttatctttgtaaatattagaataggtttttccttcgtctaggccttgtattttggccattccagtagtatagggttttagccttgtatttcggggcattttgagttgtctttgtaataaggacttttttttgttattttcatgttttttgtcatgggggtgagcttagctattatagggggtgtgtagctaagctctagcttctcatctcaaggaggtgagcttagctattagagaggtatgtgtagccaagctctagcttctttaggaatcttcttaaggaagcttctcaaggaggtgagcttagttatgagaggggtgtgtgtagctaagctctagcttctcaaggaagttttctcaaagaagcttctcaaggaagttttctcaagaaagcttctcaaggaagctacctagtctataaatagaagcatgtgtaacacttgttgtaactttgatgaatgagagtcttgtgagacacaactcaaagttcaacttctctccctttttttcttccttcaatttcgtgctcccccctctctctttctctccctctttcttttcctccattgaagcatccttccaagcttcttatccaaggctcatcttggtggtgaagctccttcttccatggcttattccctagtggatggcgcctcctctcccctcttctcctttgtcttccgctgcatctccatggtggaaaaccaccattaaaggacctcattgaagctcaaagatccagcctccatgaagctccacaagcaagtttCCATCAGATATAGTTTATTCAGAGTTGAGACCAAAGAGTACTTGTGCGGTGGGCTGGTGGTGGTGTGCGAGCAGGGGAGTGCACGAGTGGCGGCATGGTGAGAAGCAAGATGCCAGTACCGGTGCGTGAACAACAGTATAGTGTGATGTGTGCGGTAACGGTCTGCTAGTGGTGGTGTGTAACCGACAAACGATAGTGCGTGACCGTGAGAGAAAATGAGTGAAGTAAAGTTTTCATGACATGAGTGAGTGGTGTGAGAGAGAAGCTAGATGAGAACTCAAAATCAAAATGAGAGTGAGAAGTGAAATTAGGGTTTccttcttaatatatatatatatatatatatatatatatatatatatatatatatatatatatatatatatatatatatatatataaagggtatttttgtaatttaataggTGCGGGGATGGGGGCGTGGCAGATATCAGCATTACCAAAAACTACCCCTGCCCCGAATTTAAGATGCGGGGAAAATCGAACCCGAACCCAAACCCAGTCAACTCAATTTTTCCTCGTCAAAATCAGGGCGGGTTTGGGCGGGTGCCCACGGGTGTGGGTCCCGTTGCCATGCCTAATCCCTTGGTCCCCACTCTTTCTTTGGCGAAGCCTAAATAGTGGGTCGTCATGGGGAAAGAGCTTTGAGTCTGATATACCTAATTGCTTAAAAGTGTTCTAGAATAGGATGTCGGTCGAACTCCCTTGGTCAATAAGTGTCTTTCTCACTATACAGTTAGTGATTTCTATGCTTATCACAACTAGATCATCTAGAACCAGGTATATTGTTTTGAAGTTAGCCGAAGTAAAGGTGATAGGTGGCTTGTTTGGAGCTTTGTGTAAGGAGACCATGTTTATTGATCAACCTGTCGTAGGAGCCTTTTATGGGTCGAGGCTGTTGCCCCTCCTTCGACGAATCCTCTTGTAATGGTGTTGATGACACATCTCAgttgatcaatgaatttttcctCCTTCTCCTTCAATCAGCTTCAACTTCTTTGTCTCTCAATCTAAGAGTGGTGACTACAATCTCTATCTCTTCCTTTGTCCTAGTATTGCCTATAGCTATTGTGAGTGTGATAGGATTGAGGCTTGTGAATAAAATCTCTTCCTTTGACAAAGTCTTCTATTTTGTCCTACAGAATGTTGCACTCCTCAATTGAATATCCCCGGTTGTAGTGATATCATCAACGTTTGGAGAACTATGCCTTGGGCGGAGTGTTGTCTTTTTTTGGCATGGCTAGGATTTCGATAGCCAAGGCTTGATCTAAGATATGAGATATGCTCACGCTGAGAGGGGTGTAATAAGTGTAACGAGGTTCTCGGGGAGACTGATCCCTTCGTCCTTCCTCACTAGTTTTGTTAAAGTTGGGCCTTTCGATCTCCTTTCTAGTTGACGTGGCCTCAACTTGAACTTGGTTCCTGTATACAACCAATTCTTCCATCCACATTTACTTAGCTACTTTGCGTCGAAACTTGTCCATATCAAAAATAGGCTTATTGCATAGGTTGTTCACAAAGGGTCTCAGTCTAAGTATCATTATCAAGTGGTGCATGAAAACTGCTGGGTCTAGGTTTCAGATATTCATAGTTATCTTTTTGAAACTTCAAGGTGAACCAGTACAGGGCCTGTCCTTTCAATGATGCTGGGATACCCGGTATAAAACAACATCGTTAGTAGTGTACAGGTTGACTTGAGTGACATAAATGTCTAGGTGCTCATTCGGGTCACTTGTACCATCATACTTTTTGATAGTCAAACTCTTCCAGTTGGAAGGGAGGGTAGCCTCCATGATGCCGGGGACGAAAGGATTCTTGAGCTATTGCAATTGCTTCCCCCCAATGTATTTACGAATTGGGGGTGTGTGTCCTGCTGAACACTACCATTGGTGGCCTTTGGAATCTTGAAGGTCATTTGACTTTGCCTCTACCTTAACAGGTGTTTCATTCCCAGGTCACCAGGACCGATTACCCTCTTTTAGTTATGCATTCTCCTGCTGAAGGGCTATGACTTCTTCAACATGATGTCGATGCATATCCAATACTTGCGCCTACAGTCTCTTTACCATTGAGGATAAGTTGGTCTAGTCCTCCACGTGCACTTCTTCATGTTGTTGATTCCTTGGTTGTTCGGTTACTACTgtgtttattttagtttatgtgATTGCCATAATTCTTAGAGTCGGGAACTATATTACCCAACCTTACGGTGAGAGCCAAAATGTTAATGTCACAATATGACTGAGTACTACCCTTTATGCCGAAGGGTCCTTGTTGGTCCTCCCTCTTCTTCACTTCATCTGAGTGGTGTGATCCGAGGAGAGATACCTCCAAAAAGTATTCCAACGCTCAAGTAAAAATTCAACCTAGAGCaataaatatagataataaaTGAGCATTCAATGAACATTGGTCATTACTTGGGGgatttcccctatttatacaaATCTTTATGGGCTTTGGACTGTAGACCTTCGTGCTTGGATTATCATCTAGGTAATTCTTCTTTAATTGAGGTTTAAGTGGCCTAAACTTCCCATTTTCCCTTAATCAATCTGCTTTGTTTTATCTTGGATTAATCACCTGTTCGTAGGAACTGATTGGGTGTAACCTGATGGTGATACTTGTTTGGTGGGGATGGTTATGCGGTTCTCATCCTAACCGAATACttatttagtataattttaatttgaatgtatTCTTTTATGATTGTCTCTTTtctgatttaaataatttattaaatattttaatttagaaacaTGAAAAGTAtggaaaaatataacaaataggatgactatttattatgaaagtatgaaaaaatataaaaatttacattatgcAGAATACAAAATTCTAATGATAATATAGTTacacttttttactttttaactttttactttttggcgAATtgcataacttttttattttttgatagatTTTAGAGTTCATTAACTGACAAATGACAAAAGCtaaaatttgtaagtttttttaaaaattgaaggtaaaatataccaaattaatttttaggctaaaatttgttaaacaaaaaaaaaaaatagttagaaaATGCAATTAAGCCAGGTAAAGAAGTAAACCAATTTTGTTTGATTGGACCGGTAGCCCAAAATGGGCCCCGTATTGGATTTGGGCCATGATAGCACCGAAAGCTGTTATATATTACCCCTTCCGGCATACCTTCACCGGATTTTGAGCACCGTGTGCGTAGAGGACTGGTGAACACTCACTCGCCACTGCTCACGAACCGTATAAACCCTAAAACCTTGATTTTTCCCAATCCATTCCACGCACAATATGGCTTCAGGTACGcgcttgttgttgttgttgattaaTGCATTTGGTGTtatgatgatgaaactaattgaTTGATTGACTGTGTAGATGCTGACATGGAGGACTACGGTTTCGAGTACTCCGATGAGGAGGAAGTGGAGCAAGACGTTGATATCGAGAAtcaatattacaattcaaaagGTTCTGTTCTgcttattattgtttttgttgttatttggcGTTGTGGAATTAGGAATTGGAGGCACAAGCCTGTTTTGTGGCTGATCAGTATCACTGTGTCATTGTGTCGTTAATTTTGCTTAAATGTAAATCGGTTTTATTGTTCTGATTGCACTTTTGTCACTGTTCAATTTTACAATTTGGAAGgttctttttgttgttgttgttgttatttattattatttgagttaGGAACAAAATGCTTAGTTTGTTTTTGGAGTTGTGTAGCACTTCTTGTCTGTTTACAATGTCATTGATTAATTAAAGCTATTACAATTTTCGGCTTCATGTGTTGAAAACCTGAAATCAGTGTTCACTAGTACGTTTGCTGTGTGAATTTTCTTGCTTGGATTATATTCTCTGTAAGCAACTGTATAGTacgttgtgtttgtttgttccTCGTGGAAACTGAGGAACCTGtgacttgtgagattttttgtGGCCTGTTTCTGTTTCGTGgcaagattaattttttatttggatttcttaggatgatattgttgtgtttgtgtgtAGGTATGGTAGAAAGTGATCCAGAAGGTGCGCTTGCTGGTTTTGCTCAGGTAGTGCAAATGGAACAAGAAAAAGCAGAATGGTAAGAACTTTATTCTCTCAGTGCTGCATTGTGGAGGTGAAGTCATAAAGACATTTCTTGTTATATCATAATTCGTTGCAAAATTTCGTATCTATCACTACTTGTCTTttagcttttcttttattatttttttctaaagaaaGTTTCTCTTTACTTTTGCTTGACATTCTAACATGGTTGCATTTAGTAAAGAACAATgctgaatattatgaatgaaatttcCCAAATACATACACCAAATAGATTTGGTCTGATATATCTCAGCTTTTAAATTGTCAACACCTTCTTTATAATTGATTTACCCTACCCGTATGgtttaaatagttatttgtgaatttGTAATACTGTTTGTATAAAATCTTTCATGGTAGATAGCAATGCTCTTTGATAAATGCAGCTACTTTTTAAGcactacttatttttttatttaatttttgtttcccACACTCCCTATACTGACTTACCaaatgtgtgtgtttcttgTACTCTTTCATGTACCACATAGTAATATTTGTCTGAGAATCTTTCTACTGTGATAAGAAACTACTGCATTTTGCACTTAATTTTCATTCTGTATTCTATCAGGGGATTTAAAGCTCTAAAACAGACTGTCAAGCTATATTATCGACTGGGAAGGTATAAAGAGATGATGGAAGCCTATAGGGAGATGTTGACATATATTAAGTCAGCAGTGACTCGTAACTATAGTGAAAAATGCATAAACAGCATTATGGACTATGTCTCAGGTTCAGCAAGCCAGAACTTTGGCCTTCTCCAGGAATTCTACCAGACTACTCTGAGGTCCCTTGAAGATGCAAAGAACGAGGTTAGTCCATTAGACATTTCTTTGGTGTATCTTATTTCATTTCTCTCATTTAtatgatctttttattttttttttattttttttttttttgtatttcacTCACTATGCAGAGATTGTGGTTTAAGACAAATCTGAAgctttgcaagatatattttgatattgGTGAATATGGGCGTATGAATAAGGTTATCTGTCTTTTTGCATGTAACTTATTGTTCAACTTAATTCGGGTGCCTTCGTATGTTTTTATTAGCATATAGTAGTATTtaccatttaataatttaaatatttgttgggCCCTGCTAGATCTTGAAGGAACTTCACAAATCTTGTCAAAAAGAAGATGGCACAGatgaccacaaaaaaggaactCAACTTTTGGAGGTATATGCTGTAGAGATTCAAATGTACACAGAGACCAAGAACAACAAAAAACTTAAGGTCAGGATTTCTTTTACAGAAGAAACTCTTGTTCTTGCATGACTTAAGTAATTATGTCTTTTCaattgcttttagtgtgtttgccTGCAATTTATCATTGAACCCCCATGCAGACTTCACTTACTGCTTGAGTAATAAGcagaatttttaaataatatctttttatttttagtttgttgAGGACACTAACTGCATCTATCTGTTTgcttctaaaataattaaattatttgtttcaattGCATGACTTtatagtatattaaaaaaaagtacataacttttttacagaaaaaaagTTTGAAGATTTAGATTTttgataaatgaaaatattacttttttctcTGTTCTTATATTTGCTTtcagagggcgagccctggtgcagcggtaaagttgtgccttggtgacttgttggtcatgggttcgaatccgaacacagcctctttgcatatgcaagggtaaggctgcgtataACAtgcctcccccataccttcgcatagcgaagagcctctgggcaatggggtacgaagtttttttatatttgctttCAGTTCATTTTGTATAGAAGGGGTGGcagatcatttatatatttttataacttcaAAATACTGAATAGGCTGAGATTTActgaaaaataatcattttgggAGGAGTTTACAATTTGTTATTTGTTGGAAAAACTGATACTTAAGCATACTACAAAACTCTTAAGTTAGTAATTGAGTTATCAGTCACGATTAAGAGACATCTCATCTCGACTAACAAAAttcattattcaataaaatatgcTTTTCTTGAGGGGGAGTGCTAGAATAGCCTTTTTATTATCTGTTATACAGCTTTAATAAAGCTGACTTCTGTTGTATCTATATCCGTGTTAGGTGTCATAGGTGGTAGTCTCTTTCTCTTGACTTGTACTTATGGTTcagactttatatatatataagatcagCTGAGATAACAACTCACTCAAGCACTTCTGTAATGTAATGTGTAACTGTAACACAGATATTTTCAGCAATGTATAACTTTAACAGATATGAAGAGTGAATATTCTTAAACAAACTAAAAACATTATGCATGCAGAGTCTGGTCCCAAAAATTCCAATAAAACAAAACCCTAgattccattttaattattgttaaataaatgAAGAATAATTAAATCATGTCAATACGATATCTTTCAAGTTTTGGTGAAATACATTACACTGACTGCTCCTCTAGCTTTGGCTATTCACCAGGCTAATGGCCCCTTTTAAGTTTTTTCCTGTACATATACACCCCCATGTAGAGTCTTATGTAAAAGTTTGTTTACTGGTATTTATCAGTCTTCATTATATTAAATACAGCAACTTTACCAGAAAGCACTCACTATTAAGTCAGCAATTCCCCATCCAAGGATAATGGGAATAATCCATGAATGTGGCGGGAAAATGCATATGGCAGAGCGCCAGTGGGCAGAAGCAGCTACTGATTTCTTTGAAGCTTTCAAGAATTATGATGAAGCTGGGAGTCAGAGACGTATCCAATGCTTGAAGTAGGTGAAGTAGCATTCTTTTACTATCAGTTTCAAACAATGTATATagaaataactttatatttCACTTCAGcatataaaacaatttaattaaccACAGAATAACTAATTTGAGCTGTTTTACATATAAACTTTATAATATACTTGTCATTATAACCCATCTTATTTTCAAGTTCAACATTTTTGCTTGACTGCTCATGTATTAGATAATATGTGCTCAGCTATTATCAATGGATATTAAAATCCAAATCCCTTACATATCATGACTTCAAAATAAACCATTGAATACATCATTCTTTGCTTTTGACATCTTGTacaataattgttatttatgaGTCAGGTACCTTGTTCTTGCCAACATGTTGATGGAGTCTGAAGTAAATCCATTTGATGGGCAGGAAGCTAAGCCGTAAGTCCTctgtattttgttttaatatattttactcaATTTTTCATTTCTCCGATTCTGTTCTTTATCCACTGAGGTGAGGATCACTTCTTTCTGTTCTCACCTTGCATATATTCTATACTGCAGATACAAGAATGACCCTGAAATTTTGGTGATGACTAACTTAATAGCGGCTTATCAACGTAATGAAATATTggaatttgagaaaattctgaAGGTACTTTTATTGAATCTGCCATGAGATTATGCTATACTAGTTTGACTTTAAAGTATTTATCCTCGTTTTGTATCTAATACTTTATTTAAATGGATATTGCATAATGTACTTTCCAGAGTAACAGAAGAACTATCATGGATGATCCATTTATCAGAAATTACATTGAGGATCTGCTAAAGAATATTAGAACACAAGTCTTGCTGAAGCTCATCAAACCATATACAAGGATCAGGATCCCTTTTATATCTAAGGTAATTATGTTCCCACTGCTATCAAACAAATTAAAGGAATGCGAAGAGAAAATGGTAGAGCTAAAGTTGCTGttactttttcatttgataataagatatatttgttaatttgaaTAGACATTTACAGTTAATctaatactttttat
This genomic interval from Glycine max cultivar Williams 82 chromosome 5, Glycine_max_v4.0, whole genome shotgun sequence contains the following:
- the LOC100818784 gene encoding COP9 signalosome complex subunit 2 isoform X1; protein product: MASDADMEDYGFEYSDEEEVEQDVDIENQYYNSKGMVESDPEGALAGFAQVVQMEQEKAEWGFKALKQTVKLYYRLGRYKEMMEAYREMLTYIKSAVTRNYSEKCINSIMDYVSGSASQNFGLLQEFYQTTLRSLEDAKNERLWFKTNLKLCKIYFDIGEYGRMNKILKELHKSCQKEDGTDDHKKGTQLLEVYAVEIQMYTETKNNKKLKQLYQKALTIKSAIPHPRIMGIIHECGGKMHMAERQWAEAATDFFEAFKNYDEAGSQRRIQCLKYLVLANMLMESEVNPFDGQEAKPYKNDPEILVMTNLIAAYQRNEILEFEKILKSNRRTIMDDPFIRNYIEDLLKNIRTQVLLKLIKPYTRIRIPFISKELNVPEHDVEQLLVSLILDNRIQGHIDQVNRLLERADRSKGMKKYTAVDKWNTQLKSLYQTINNRVC
- the LOC100818784 gene encoding COP9 signalosome complex subunit 2 isoform X2, which gives rise to MASDADMEDYGFEYSDEEEVEQDVDIENQYYNSKGMVESDPEGALAGFAQVVQMEQEKAEWGFKALKQTVKLYYRLGRYKEMMEAYREMLTYIKSAVTRNYSEKCINSIMDYVSGSASQNFGLLQEFYQTTLRSLEDAKNERLWFKTNLKLCKIYFDIGEYGRMNKILKELHKSCQKEDGTDDHKKGTQLLEVYAVEIQMYTETKNNKKLKKALTIKSAIPHPRIMGIIHECGGKMHMAERQWAEAATDFFEAFKNYDEAGSQRRIQCLKYLVLANMLMESEVNPFDGQEAKPYKNDPEILVMTNLIAAYQRNEILEFEKILKSNRRTIMDDPFIRNYIEDLLKNIRTQVLLKLIKPYTRIRIPFISKELNVPEHDVEQLLVSLILDNRIQGHIDQVNRLLERADRSKGMKKYTAVDKWNTQLKSLYQTINNRVC